From the genome of Methanobrevibacter smithii ATCC 35061, one region includes:
- the priS gene encoding DNA primase catalytic subunit PriS has protein sequence MFSKATLKERRQYYREEWSTKDMPDFILKDLKKREFGFDHNGKGPNDRYKVFRGSESLKKFLRYKAPFAAYISVAFYNNPRRREDWQKAEYIFDVDAKDIPIRSCQCDGVCEVCLGQALEIVNSLIDTLQDDLGLNNIHLVYSGRGYHIRILDEEMMTSGSELRSEVLKYVAGAEVPKSNFFNPDISNKSFNFEHFSIPVGYSKIFTDKLKYNIQHLVGNEELDEINPKLMKDIIKYRHHLDNDNWGYFKRDIGPRRYKNLTEAMARVNLSTIDAKVSIDLKRILRLPSSLHSKVSMKCMEVKNRETFDPLQEAVPKFVEERGE, from the coding sequence ATGTTTTCTAAAGCTACACTTAAAGAAAGAAGGCAGTATTACCGTGAGGAATGGTCCACTAAAGACATGCCTGACTTTATTCTTAAAGATTTAAAGAAAAGGGAATTCGGTTTTGACCATAATGGAAAGGGACCAAATGACCGGTATAAAGTATTTAGAGGAAGCGAGTCCTTAAAGAAATTTTTAAGATATAAAGCTCCTTTTGCAGCTTATATCTCTGTAGCTTTTTATAATAATCCAAGAAGACGAGAAGATTGGCAGAAAGCAGAATATATTTTTGATGTTGATGCTAAAGATATTCCAATTAGAAGTTGCCAGTGCGACGGTGTGTGTGAAGTTTGTTTAGGACAGGCTTTAGAAATTGTTAATTCATTAATTGATACACTGCAGGATGATTTAGGCTTAAATAATATTCACTTAGTTTACTCAGGAAGAGGATATCATATCAGAATTCTTGATGAAGAAATGATGACCTCTGGAAGTGAATTAAGATCAGAAGTTTTAAAATATGTGGCAGGTGCAGAAGTTCCAAAATCCAACTTTTTCAATCCAGACATATCAAATAAAAGCTTTAATTTTGAGCATTTCAGCATTCCTGTCGGATACTCCAAAATTTTTACTGATAAATTAAAATATAATATTCAACATTTAGTAGGAAATGAAGAATTAGATGAAATTAATCCTAAGCTAATGAAGGACATCATAAAATATAGGCATCATCTGGATAATGACAACTGGGGATATTTTAAAAGAGATATCGGTCCTAGAAGATATAAAAATTTAACAGAAGCTATGGCAAGAGTTAATTTGTCCACTATTGATGCTAAAGTATCTATCGATTTAAAAAGAATATTAAGGCTTCCGTCATCACTTCACTCCAAAGTAAGTATGAAATGTATGGAAGTTAAAAACAGAGAAACATTTGACCCTCTGCAGGAAGCTGTTCCCAAATTTGTTGAAGAAAGAGGAGAGTAA
- a CDS encoding nucleoside/nucleotide kinase family protein, whose protein sequence is MDKFIVIDGLDGSGKDTQVKLLAEMYEKQGKNVVVRSHPSMDNKYGIKSKEALLKTGKINHLKATVYFGLDAIRSIRKYYNNDNIDVLIFSRYIMSVVYLPNVINIIIYKFVSFVLPTSEYMFFLDVSPEESLKRIDNRSEETEMFENMEELEKARIKSKKVTYDWNIIDADNSIAKVNDEIKEKL, encoded by the coding sequence ATGGACAAGTTCATTGTTATAGATGGTTTGGATGGTTCCGGAAAAGACACACAGGTTAAACTGCTTGCTGAAATGTATGAAAAACAGGGAAAAAATGTTGTTGTACGTTCACATCCGTCTATGGATAATAAATATGGTATAAAATCAAAAGAGGCACTTTTAAAAACTGGTAAAATTAACCATTTAAAAGCTACTGTTTATTTTGGATTGGATGCAATCAGATCAATTAGAAAATATTATAATAATGATAATATTGATGTTTTAATCTTTTCAAGATATATTATGTCTGTTGTTTATCTTCCAAATGTTATTAATATAATTATTTATAAATTTGTTTCATTTGTTCTTCCAACATCAGAGTATATGTTTTTCCTGGATGTAAGTCCTGAAGAATCTTTAAAAAGAATTGATAATCGTAGCGAAGAAACTGAAATGTTTGAAAATATGGAAGAGCTTGAAAAAGCCAGAATCAAATCAAAAAAAGTTACTTACGACTGGAATATTATAGATGCAGATAACAGCATAGCTAAAGTTAATGATGAAATAAAAGAAAAACTATAA
- a CDS encoding diacylglycerol/polyprenol kinase family protein — protein sequence MNMADIGLLVLVYIYVIAIFVVSEKFLKDLPSFSRRFVHIMVGNCIFVMPFFNDPYAMVWFLTLPITIAAFLLTKYSPIKIKSGVTDAGHALGLVYYAGIWTLLIFLLPDKLWIVGVAVGAMVYGDGFASLIGQKYGRHHFNLTGDVKSVEGSLTMFIMVCVMCSMVFLVYGAIGYDIPQYNFAFVAFISLIATVCEAVTPRGLDNLSVSSVSAILYYILMV from the coding sequence ATGAATATGGCAGATATAGGTTTATTAGTTTTAGTGTATATTTATGTTATCGCAATTTTTGTTGTTTCAGAGAAGTTTTTAAAAGACCTGCCGTCTTTTTCCCGCCGTTTTGTTCATATTATGGTGGGAAACTGTATTTTCGTAATGCCGTTTTTCAATGACCCTTATGCTATGGTGTGGTTTTTAACACTTCCAATTACAATAGCTGCATTTTTATTGACTAAATACTCTCCAATCAAAATTAAGAGTGGAGTTACAGATGCTGGGCATGCTTTAGGTTTAGTTTACTATGCCGGAATATGGACACTTTTAATATTTTTACTTCCTGATAAACTGTGGATAGTGGGAGTAGCTGTTGGAGCTATGGTTTACGGAGATGGATTTGCGTCTTTAATAGGTCAAAAATATGGAAGACATCATTTTAACTTAACCGGTGATGTAAAATCCGTTGAAGGTTCACTTACCATGTTCATAATGGTTTGTGTAATGTGCAGTATGGTATTTTTAGTTTACGGTGCAATTGGATATGATATTCCACAGTATAATTTTGCATTTGTAGCATTTATAAGTTTAATAGCTACTGTTTGTGAAGCCGTTACTCCAAGAGGTCTGGATAATTTAAGTGTTTCATCTGTCAGTGCGATTTTGTATTATATTTTGATGGTGTGA
- the cofH gene encoding 5-amino-6-(D-ribitylamino)uracil--L-tyrosine 4-hydroxyphenyl transferase CofH, with product MFDKLPISSKTEKILTKSLDEPISAEDANYLINIKGSDLYPLLATADYLRQEIAGNNVTFINNCNINFTNICTVRCGFCAFGKDADDPEAYILDDEAILKKAQGAVDKGAHEFCVMGGVLPDADVEYYEHLLQLLKGEFPNIMIHGFSPTMIKDASVVSGISVEDAFERLKSAGLDTLPGTAAEILTDRSREIICPEKVTTQEWIDIVKTAHEVGIPGSATIMYGHVETPEERVEHIDIIRKIQQETHGFTEFIPMTFMHEYSPIFLEGQQNLGATGTEDLKLYAVARLMLKDLIPNIQVSWVKMGFRFAQVSLTAGANDLGGTLGGDELSEASGAPDGVEASIDTLSNMVRDLGRNPIERNSKYTEFYPIESKSSDVKIVSK from the coding sequence ATGTTTGATAAACTACCTATATCTTCTAAAACAGAAAAAATTTTAACTAAATCTCTTGATGAACCAATTTCTGCTGAAGATGCAAACTATTTAATAAATATTAAAGGGTCTGACTTGTATCCCTTACTTGCAACTGCTGATTATCTCAGGCAAGAAATTGCTGGAAACAACGTTACATTTATTAATAATTGTAATATTAACTTCACAAATATTTGTACTGTAAGATGTGGTTTTTGTGCATTTGGTAAGGATGCAGATGACCCTGAAGCATATATTTTAGATGATGAAGCTATTTTAAAAAAAGCTCAGGGGGCTGTTGACAAAGGAGCTCATGAGTTTTGTGTCATGGGGGGAGTTTTACCTGATGCAGATGTTGAATATTATGAACATTTGCTTCAATTGTTAAAAGGGGAATTTCCCAATATTATGATTCATGGTTTTTCACCAACTATGATTAAAGATGCCAGTGTTGTATCAGGCATAAGTGTTGAAGATGCATTTGAAAGGCTTAAAAGTGCGGGTTTAGATACATTGCCTGGAACTGCTGCAGAAATATTGACTGACAGATCCAGAGAGATAATCTGTCCGGAAAAGGTAACAACACAGGAATGGATTGATATTGTAAAAACAGCTCATGAAGTTGGAATTCCAGGCTCAGCTACTATTATGTACGGGCATGTGGAAACTCCTGAAGAACGTGTAGAACACATTGATATTATCAGAAAAATTCAGCAGGAAACTCACGGTTTTACAGAATTTATTCCGATGACATTTATGCATGAGTATTCTCCAATTTTTTTAGAAGGTCAGCAAAACTTGGGAGCTACAGGTACTGAGGATTTAAAATTATATGCAGTAGCTAGATTAATGCTTAAGGATTTGATTCCAAATATCCAAGTATCCTGGGTAAAAATGGGTTTCAGATTTGCACAGGTATCTTTAACAGCTGGTGCAAATGATTTGGGTGGAACTTTAGGTGGAGATGAATTGTCTGAAGCTTCAGGAGCACCTGATGGAGTTGAGGCATCTATTGATACTTTAAGTAATATGGTTAGAGATTTAGGTAGAAACCCTATTGAGAGGAATTCAAAATACACAGAATTTTATCCGATTGAATCTAAAAGTTCTGATGTGAAAATAGTATCAAAATAA
- the comD gene encoding sulfopyruvate decarboxylase subunit alpha, translating into MKRTKMDSTEAIYNGLKDAEIDFVVSVPCVNLSKLLEMVDEDEEIMHIPVTREEEGIGICAGAYMGGRKPAILMQNSGLGNSINALKSLMELYKFPLVIIISHRGTEGETICGQIPMGESTPRLLNAMDFHFFEPTNSETAYEDVKNAWKLSVEEGKPVSVLLEIKYW; encoded by the coding sequence ATGAAGAGGACAAAAATGGATAGTACTGAAGCTATTTATAATGGATTAAAAGATGCTGAAATTGATTTTGTTGTTAGTGTCCCTTGTGTTAACTTAAGTAAACTGTTAGAAATGGTTGACGAAGACGAAGAAATTATGCATATTCCAGTTACAAGAGAAGAAGAAGGAATAGGCATTTGTGCAGGAGCATATATGGGCGGTCGCAAGCCTGCAATATTAATGCAAAATTCAGGACTTGGAAACTCCATCAATGCACTTAAATCATTAATGGAATTATATAAGTTCCCATTAGTAATAATAATAAGTCATAGGGGAACTGAAGGTGAAACTATCTGTGGACAAATTCCAATGGGAGAATCCACACCAAGACTGTTAAACGCTATGGATTTCCATTTCTTTGAACCGACTAATTCTGAAACCGCATATGAAGATGTTAAAAATGCATGGAAATTATCTGTTGAAGAAGGTAAACCCGTATCTGTATTATTAGAAATTAAATATTGGTGA
- the comE gene encoding sulfopyruvate decarboxylase subunit beta yields the protein MKRRDAIAKIMSAIDDELVLCNIGFPSRELYDIDDRNENFYMIGSMGLVSSIGLGLALAKPNKKIVIIDGDGSFLMNLGSVITTFAQNPSNLTWIVINNEAYGSTGNQETYAKNLNLKEMAKSVGIKNCYNYEEIDLNEIINNNECNFICFNTEPGNSPAPIIDLTPIEIKKRFIKSI from the coding sequence ATGAAAAGAAGAGATGCAATTGCAAAAATAATGAGTGCAATCGATGATGAACTGGTATTGTGCAATATAGGATTTCCTTCAAGAGAATTATACGACATAGATGATAGAAATGAAAACTTTTACATGATCGGTTCTATGGGACTTGTTTCCTCAATAGGCCTCGGTCTTGCACTGGCTAAACCTAATAAAAAAATTGTCATTATAGACGGTGACGGATCATTTTTAATGAACTTAGGATCAGTAATCACCACTTTTGCTCAAAACCCATCTAATTTAACATGGATTGTTATCAATAACGAAGCATACGGTTCAACAGGAAATCAGGAAACCTATGCAAAAAACTTAAACCTAAAAGAAATGGCTAAAAGTGTAGGTATTAAAAACTGTTACAATTACGAAGAAATAGACTTAAATGAAATAATAAACAACAATGAGTGTAACTTTATCTGTTTCAATACAGAACCTGGAAACTCACCAGCACCAATTATCGATTTAACACCAATAGAAATTAAAAAAAGGTTTATAAAAAGTATATAA